The DNA segment CAAGAGGCTGTCGCGCACCTCGGGAGGAAGGGTCAGGTTGTCGTCGAGCTCGATGTGAACCCCCACGCCGTACCGGTTGGCGACGTCTTCTGCCATGTTGGCCACTATGGTCGAGAGCGGCTCGTCGTGGTCTGTCGTCAAGGTGATGATCGCTCGCCGCGATTCGTCGAGTGCACGCTGAGCGGCGGCGCCCAGCTGGACGAGCGAGACCGGATCGGCGTTTCCGCGTGCTGCCGACGTGGCCTGAGTCGTGATGAAGGCGAGCTCTTGGGCCATCCCATCGTGGAGGTCTCGGGCCATGCGTCTTCGCTCTTCGGTGACCGCCATCGCGGCCAGCTCCGACCAGTAGTGGGCGATCTCGCGTCCACCGCCAATGAGCCACAGGAGGTAGGCACCCAGGCGCAGCAGGTCGGCTGTATAGAACCACGTCGGGTTGAGCGGTGGGAACAGCAGGTAAGTCAGGGCCGCGAGCGCCGCCAGGCCGCAGCCTGCCCCCATCCAGGCGACGAACTCGTCCCGCTCGCGCTCGGCTCGGCGCACGAAGCCGGCCGCGGCCAAGGCGAAGAGGAGCGCCACCAATGCCAAGGCCGTCGACATGACCAGGCTCTCGGGGACGTGGACGGTGTCCGACGATGCCAGCGGCAGCGGGTGGCTGCGTGCGGTCATCTCCCCGGGTGCGATACCAGTGACCAGGGCGACCAGGCCGAGGGGTGCAATCCCCGAGACGAGCCACGACAAGCCCCACTTGCGTCCCGACGAGCGGGAGCTGACCAGGGCGGCGTTCACGAGCAAGCCGGCTGCAGCACCTCGCAGGGCGAGGAGGATCCATGTCGAGAGGTGCTCGGCGGGCTCGGCGACCGGGACTGCGGCGTCCACGACCAGAGCCAGGTTGCTCATGACCAGCAGGGCGAGGCCGCCGGCAACGAGCAGATCGGAGCGGCGATGATGCCGGCGGTAGCGACCGATCGCCAGGTATGCCACCATGCTGCCGACGATGACAGCCGTCGTCTCGATGGCCACGTGCAAACCCTCGTTGCCGTACGCGAAGCGCACGGAGGGAAGTACGGCAGTCGCCACGATCAGGCAGATCCCACCCGCCGCGGTGGCGGCAGCCAGTGTCCGAGGCCGCACGGACGGTGATAGTACCGCCCAGGGGGGTCCGGGACTACGACGAACCACCCAGCCAGGAGGGCCTTCTCGGCCTACTCTGATGGCCGTCTCAGGAGGTGGAGCCTTGGATACTGAGGAGCTGCGGCGGCTGCAGGCCCCGTTGAAGGACCGCTACCGGGAGGAGCCGACTTCGGCGGTCGTCACCCTTCAGGCCGAGGGCCTGCTCGGGAGCGAGGACGTGTCGTGTTCGGTGGACACGGGCAGGGCGCTGGTCGAGGCGGGCCTCCATCCCGCCAGTGGGGGTGACGGGAGCTTGGCCTGCTCCGGTGACATGCTGCTCGAGGCGCTGGTGGCGTGCGCCGGCGTGACGCTGCGGTCCGTCGCCACCAACCGCGGCATCGCCGTCGAGGGCACGGTTCGGGCCGAAGGTGACCTGGACTTCCGGGGCACGATGGCCGTGGGTCGAGAGGCCCGGGTGGGCTTCTCGGCGATCCGGCTCAGCTTCGACCTGACGGCCGACGTCGCGCCCGAGGAGCTGGACGCCGTCATTGCCGCTACCGAGCGCTACTGCGTCGTGTATCAAACGCTCGCCCGCCCTCCGGACCTCTCCGTATCAGCCACGAGGCGTGCCGTCGACGACTCCTAGGAGGCGCCCCGAGGCGGCCGCCCTGTCTGCGCCGCACGCTCGGAACTTCATGTGATCGCCGACTCTCCGGCGGTCGCTCAGACGTCGTCCTCCGTCTCGGACAGCTCCTCCGGGTCGTCGAGGTCGACGCCAAGCTCAGCCGCCTCGGCCTCGTCGAGCGGCGACTGGTCGTCCTCCTGCTCGTCATCGAAGTCGATCTCGCTGTCCTCGGACGGATCCTCAGCCGAGCCCTCGTCCCTGTGGTCGCTCATGCCCAAGGTTCTATCGGACCCGAGCCCGCGTCTCCGCGGCCGTGGGCCCAGTTGACGTAGACGTCAAGCTTTCTTCTTGCTAACGTCAATGGCAGTTATGACCTCGGACGCGCTCGGAACCGAGATACTTCCCGACGGAGACGAGGCTGCCGCGAGCGAACACGGCTATAAGTGGGCGGCGCTGACCATCACCACCCTCGGCATGCTGATGGCCACCGTCGACGGGTCGATCATGCTGATCGCGCTGCCCGACATCTTCCGGGGCATCCATCTCGACCCCCTCCAACCGGGCAACAGCTTCTATCTGCTGTGGATGATCCTCAGCTTCCTCGTCGTGACGAGTGTCCTCGTGGTGAGCCTGGGGCGCCTCGGAGACATGTACGGCCGGGTGCGGATGTACAACCTCGGCTTCGCCCTGTTCACCTTCTTCTCCCTGCTGCTCACCGTCACCTGGCTGACCGGTCCGGCCGCAGGACTGTGGTTGATCATCGTCCGCGTGTTCCAGGGCGTCGGCGCCGCCTTCCTCATCGCCAACTCTGCCGCCATTCTCACGGATGCCTTCCCCGACAACCAACGGGGCTTCGCGCTTGGCATCAACCAGGCTGCCGGCATCAGCGGCACCTTCATCGGCCTGGTGCTCGGCGGCGTGCTGGCCCCCATCAACTGGCGCCTCATCTTCCTCGTGTCGGTGCCGATCGGCTTGTTCGGCACCATCTGGGGCTATCGCCGGCTTCGGGAGGTGAGTCGTGGGGACCGCGCCCGCGTGGACTGGGCCGGCAACGTCACCTTCGCCCTCGGTCTGATCCTCGTAATGGTGGCCATCACCTACGGCATCCAGCCCTACGGCAGGCACACGATGGGTTGGACCAGCCCCATGGTCATCTTCTGCCTGGCGTCGGGGGTCGCCCTCCTCCTCGCCTTCGGCCTCGTCGAGACACGGGTGGCCGAGCCCATGTTCCGGCTGCCTCTCTTCCGGATCCGCGCCTTCACCGGCGGAGTGCTGGCGAGCTTCCTCGCCGCCGTCGGTCGAGGTGGGCTGATGTTCATGCTCATCATCTGGCTCCAGGGGATCTGGCTGCCGCTGCACGGCTATGACTTCCTCCGCACGCCACTGTGGGCCGGTATCTACATGCTGCCGTTGACGGCGGGGTTTCTCATCGCCGGACCCGTCTCCGGCACCCTCACCGATCGCTACGGGGCACGGCCGTTCGCCACGGGCGGCATGATCGGCTCAGCGGTGACGTTCGTGCTGCTCGAGCTGCTGCCGATCGACTTCCCCTACTGGCTGTTCGGGTTGCTACTGCTGCTCATGGGCCTCACCATGGGGGCTTTCGGGTCACCGAACCGGGCCGGGGTGATGAACAGCCTGCCGGCCAAGGACCGCGGCGCAGGCTCGGGCATGAACTCGACCTTTCAGAACTCTGCGCAGGTCCTGTCGATCGGTATCTTCTTCTCGCTCATGATCGTCGGGCTCGCCTCCGGTCTGCCCGCGAGCCTCTACCACGGCCTGGTCGGCCAGGGCGTCCCCGCGCCGGCAGCAGACCGAGTGGCGCACCTACCACCGGTCTCGACCCTCTTCGCCGCCTTTCTGGGGGAGAACCCGATGCAACACCTCCTGGGGCCGTCGGTCCTCGCCCACCTGCCGCCCGGTCACGCCGCGGTGGTGACGGGACGAACCTTCTTCCCATCCCTTATCTCCGAGCCTTTCCGTCAGGGTCTCCACGCCGCGTTCGACTCCGCCATCGTGGCCTGCCTCGTCGCGGCCGCCGCGTCATGGACCCGCGGGACGCGCTACGTCCATGGGGACAAACTGCCAGCAGCACCGGGGGCACCAGTCCAGCCCGATGTGGTGCTCACAGCCGGGAGCGGGAGCTGACGAGACTGATGGGCCCTGCGAGCTCGGTCGTTGACGACAAGGCAACCACCTGGCGGATCGGTGAGGTGGCCAAGCTGACCGGCGTCACCACCCGGACCCTCCGGTACTGGGAGGAGCTTGGTCTTCTGACGCCGAAGACGCATCGGGGAGCGGGAGAGCGGCTGTACTCGGACGCCGAGATCCACCGGGCCAAGCGCATCAAAGAGCTGCAAGAGCTCCTGGGCTTCTCACTGGCAGAGGTTGGAGTCGTGCTCGAGACCGAGGACGTCTTCGAGCGCCTCCGTGATGCCTATCACGCCGATCCGAAGCCTGCCCATCGACTCGAAGTGATACATCGGCTGATCGAGGCCAACGATCGGCTCCTCGCCCGTCTGGACGACAAGCTGGCCCGGATCCAGGACTTCAGAGATGAACGGGCGGCCAAGGCTCAACGGCTGCAGAAAGTGGCTGCCGAGCTCCGAGAAGGATCGGCAATGCGAAAGAAGGAGCGACCATGACCACACCGGCGCCAGCCGCCTACGACGCCATGATGGCCGAGACCGTGAGGATCACGAGCCGCAATGGGGACGACATCGAGGCCTACCTGGCCCGCCCCCTCGCGCCGAGCCCCTCCGGCGGTGTCGTGGTCATCCACCACATGCCCGGTTACGACACGGCGACCAAGGAGATCACCCGCCGGTTCGCGGCCGAGGGCTACAGCGCGCTCTGCCCCAACCTGTACTCCCGACAGGCGCCGGGAGCGCCACCGGACGAGGCCGCCGCGGTGGTACGCGCCGATGGGGGTATCTCAGACGAGCAGCTCGTCGACGACGTCGCGGGCGCAGCTTCCCATCTCCGGCGGCTCGCCTCGTCCAACGGGCGAATCGGGGTGATCGGTTACTGCTCGGGGGGACGACAGTCGTTCCTCGCCGCCTGCAGCCTCGAGCTCGACGCCGCGGTCGACTGCTACGGCGCCTTCGTGGTCGGCACCCCACCAGAAGGCTTCCCGTTGAAGGTCGGGCCGATCGGCCACCTGGCCCCGCAGCTGTCCTGCCCGTTGCTTGGGCTGTTCGGCGCCGAGGACGCGTTCCCGTCACCGGAGCACGTGGCGGAGCTGGAGCGGATCCTGAAGGACAACGACAAGCCCTACGAGTTCCACACCTACGAGGGCGCCGGACACGCCTTCTTCGCAGTGAACAGACCCCTCTACCGGCCTGAGGCGGCGGTCGACGGGTGGGTGAGGATCCTGGACTGGTTCGGTCGCTATCTCGCGGTGTGAGCTCGGGGGCCTGTCGAGCTGGATGCGGCGTATGGCTCGAGGGTCACGCTCTCCGGCTTCGATCGTCTCCCTGGCCAGGATGGCGACCGCTTCACTCACCGGCGGCGGGATCGAAGCTTCCCCGACGTGGTGTTGGGCGGCGTTGCTCCCGATCTGGGAGCATGACACCGGACCCTACCGATGAATGCCATTCCGATGAATGGGGGAGCCACGTGGCGAGCTGGACGTTCGAACCCGGTCACACCGAGGCTGCATTTCGGGCCCGCCACATGATGGTGACGTGGGTCCGGGGGTCGTTCAAAGACATACACGGAACGCTCGAGTTCGACCGCGCCGATCCCCTGGCCGCCGAGTTCCAGGGCGAGATCGACGCCAGGAAGATCTGGACCGGCCAGCCTGAGCGGGATGCCCATCTCCGCAGCGCCGACTTCTTCGACGTCGAGCGATATCCGACGATCTCGTTCCGGGGGCGAACGGCTGAGCGCACCGGAGGCACGCACGGCAGGGTGATCACCGAGCTGACTATCCGAGGGATCACCCGCGAGGTGCCCCTGGACGTGTCCTACCTCGGACAGTGGGAGACGCCATTCTGGGTCGGAGACGAGAACAGGGGCACGCTCCATCGCGCCGGCTTCGAAGCCCGGACGAGGATCGACCGTCATCAGTTCGGCGTGTCCTGGCAGGACCGGCTCCCGGGAGGGGGGGTGGTGGTGGGCAACGAGATCGACGTGGTGCTCGACGTCGAGGCCATCCTCGACGAGGACCTCGAGCGGACGGGAGCGATCGCGTACTACCGCGGCGAGAGCTGAGCAACTCGTCGCCAGCCGGTGGTGGCACCGCTGCCGGGCCTCCGACCCTCTACTTGGGTGGTCGTCCCAGGCGAGGGCGGATGGGGGCGATGGCCGGCTCATGCTTGCGGCGCGGCCCCGACCACAGTGCGGGCACGGCGTCGACGGCCGCTGCCACCGCGTAGGCCGTCCGCTCGTAGTTGAGCCGCCAACCCACGAAATCCGGCCATGCAGCAGCGGCTTCACGCTCGATCGGGAAGTCGACGGCTCGCAGGCGGTCGATCGCGTCGAGGAACTCCTGGTATGTGAGGCTGATCTCGCCGTCCGGGTCAGGCTCGCTGGGCACGTCAATGCCCAGCGCCAGGGCGATCTCGTTGAAGCACTGGAATCCCGCGCGCAGGAAGAGACGCGCGGGCACGACCGGGGCGGCCTTCGGGGAGAGCGCCAGGAACAGCGCCGCGGAGTCCAGCATGGCGAGCAGCGCCGTAACCCACGACGACAAGGGCCTGGGCGAACGGAAGCGCACCAAGGGAAGGTAGGTGGTGTGGCTCTCGGCGACGTCGGCCGCCCACCGTTCCCAGCGGGCGTACAGATCAGGCAGGGTGTCGAGGGTCGATACGCCAGATCCGAGCGCGTAGTGCGTCCGTGCCAGCAGCTCTGGACCCCAGGACGGGACGCCGGCCCGGGCGTTCAGCAGCGCCACCTCGGTCTCCCTGCGGTTGAACGCCGAGTACAAAGTGGGCAGGTAGGCGATCTGCAGCGTGATGATCACCAGGCCGGTCACCGCTGCGGCGCAGACGATCGCCACCGGCGCCGAACCTCGCGGTACCGCGAACCCGAGGGTGAACATGGAAGACCCGGACGTGACGAACGCCGACGACAGACCGCCCGTCACGAATGGCCAGAGCAACAGCGCGTACCCGACGAAGGAGATCGCCAACCAGACGGCCAGCTGCGCCACCAGGATCATCGCTGCCTCTGCGGCGAGCACCCGGTCCCGCCGCCTGTAGTCGGCAATGGCGGAGGTCGCCAGACGGAATGCCCCGTTCACCGCCGAGTGCACCCACCCGATCAGCCAGCCGTGGACACGGCGGGGAACGATGAGGCTCCCGATCACGCTGGCGCCCGCCGCCACCACGAGCAGGCCACCGACAGCTGCAGCCGCCGATCGGGCGACCAGCGGTACCACCATTGGCGCTCCTTCGGTCCACGACTCGGCCGAACCCACTCGGCCTGGTCACGCCCATTATTGGCTCAGCCAGGGCTCGTGCCATCGGGAGACTCCGGCTACCAGCCGGTCTGCGCTGCGGGGTCCCCACGAGCCTTGCCGGTAGGTCTCGAGGGGTGGCGGGACGTCGAGCAGCGGCTGCACGATCCGCCACGTCTCCTCGATGGCGTCCTCTCTCGTGAACAGGGTGGGGTCGCCGTGCAGCGCGTCCGAGAGCAGACGCTCGTACGGCTCCGGCGCCTCGCCCAGCTCGTGCGAGAACACGAGCGACAGGTCGACGGTCCGTGTTGCCTGGGCGCCAGGCGTCTTGGCCTGCACCACCAGATCGGCGCCGGGGGCAGGATCGATCCGCAGGATGAGCTGGTCCGCCTCCGGCACGACGCGCTCACCGACGACCATGGATGGCGGTCGTTTGAAGATGATGCGCACCTCGGTGCAGAGAACCGGCAGCGCCTTGCCGGCACGGATGAAGAATGGCACGCCGGACCAGCGCCAGTTCTCGACATCGAGACGGAGCGCAGCGAAGGTCTCGGTCTCGGAGTCCGGCTTCACACCGGAGATCGAACGGTACCCCTCGTACTGGCCGCGGACATAGCGCTTGGGATCGGCCGTCGGGATCGCCTTGAAGACCTCGACCCTCTTGTCCCGCAAGCCGTCACGCTGTCCCATGGAGGGCGGCTCGCACGCGACCAGGCCCATGACCTGGAGAAGGTGATTCTGGACCACGTCCCGCAGTGCGCCCACTGGATCGTAGAAGCTGCCGCGATCCTCGACGCCGAAGTCCTCCGCCATGGTGATCTGGACACACTCGACCCGGTCGTGGTTCCACAGGGGGTCGAAGATCGAGTTGGCGAACCGCAGGAAGAAGATATCCATGGTCGGTTCCTTGCCGAGGAAGTGGTCGATTCGAAGGATCTGCCACTCCTCCAGCACCCTGCGAAGGTCGCCGTTGAGGGCTCGAGCGGAGGCCAGATCGTGGCCGAACGGCTTCTCGACCACCACGCGGGCCCGCTTGGTGAGGTCGGCGCCAGCGAGCCCTTCGACGACCCTCGCGAAGAGCGACGGTGGGATCTCCAGATAGAAGACCGGGTCGTGTTTGCCCTCGACGGCCGTCGCGACGCGGTCGTAGGTCGTCGAATCGGCATAGTCGCCCGAGATCATGGAAAGACGCTGGGCCAGTCGTTGAAACGTCGTCTCGTCGATCGTCTCGCCGCTCGCCTCGATCGCCCGGCGAGCATGGTCACGGAGCGCCTCGTCCGACCATTCGTCGCGCGCCACTCCGACGATCGGGCACGACAGCACGCCGCGCCGCTCGAGGCGGTACAAGGCCCGAAACGTCATCTTCTTGGCCAAGTCGCCGGTGATGCCAAAGATCACCATGACGTCCGCCGTCGTCATCGCCTGGTTCGCCACAGAGCGTCCTCCTTGCCCAGCACCGGACGGTAGCCATGGTACGGGCTCGCTCGCCACGCGGTCCGGGCATAGGGTGCAAAAGCGACAATAGACAGGAGCGGACGGTCCCTTCGGCGAACTACCTCACAGAACGAGGCGAAGGCCGTCGCCGACACAGGGCGGGATCGTCGCCAGCAAGGCGGATCGTGAGGCACCGGGAAGAGACCCGCTCGAGATGGATGCCCCATCGAGCTGGAAGGGGCACAGGTCGCAGGCTGCTGCAGCCTGCACCTGATCGCGGGCGTCCGCGCCTCCTGCTGGCTGGGGGAGCTGGCCTCCTTGTCATCGCCTGGGGGGCGAGCGCGTTGGGGATCATCCCGCCGACGACGACAATGGCCCCGCTGGCCGCGATCCTCCCCCCGGTCAGCTCCCCCTCGCTGACAACACCCCCGCCTCCGTCGATTCCGATCACGATCCCGGGGACGACCTCGACGACCCAACCACGGCAGAACCCCCCTCCTTCGCCCCCACCGCAGAGCCAGCCCGCGCCCCCGCCGAACAGCTCGGGCGCCACTGGTCCTGGTGGTCTCCAACCCAGCAGCCCGCGGGTCGGTACCGCCTCCGGACCTGCACCCGTCTCGACCCCGCTGGGCGCGGGTGAGGCAGCACCGCCTCAGGCCGGCCCCGCCGTCCCTGCCCTCAGGGGTCCGGTGCCTGTCGGCAAGGGCATGTGGATCTGGGCACCGCCACGACAACCCGGACCGTCGGACGCCGCCATTCGGACGCCGTCGGATTTCTCGAGAGCGCTCCTCGCCGCCCTCGGCGAACCGAACACCGGCCCCAACGTTCAAGCCATCGATGCCTGGCAGGCCGCCGAGGGGGGCTTCGTCCACCTGAACCCGCTCAACACGACCCAGACGGCGCCGGCATCGACGACATGGAACTCCGTGGGAGTCAAGTCCTACCCAGACTGGAAGACAGCCATCAGGGCGACCACCCAGACCCTGCGGAACGGTCAGTACCGCGGGATCCTCGCCGCCTTGAAGTCCGGGAACAACGCGGAGGCGGTGGCCCGTGCCGTCGCCGCTTCGCCGTGGGGCACGGGGGACTTCTCTCGGTCCATCGGGCAACGCTACGCCGTTGCCACCAACGGGGCTGACGTCTCAGTCATCAATTCCATGGTCACCAGAGCCCAGGCCGCTGGCCTCACCTACGTCGTCGTGCTCCTTGGCTCGAGCGATGGCACCTTCGACCAGCAGAGCTTTCTCGACGCCTTCCTGCCCTCGGCCCATGCCGCCAACATCCGGGTCTACGGCGCCGACGTGCCCAGCCTCACCAACCCGCAGGCCGATATCGCCCGGACACTCTCGGAGATCACCTACACGACGCCCGACCAGGACCGGATCGACGGCATCGTCGCCGACCTGGAGCCCGGGCGGGGGGGCGCCTTCAACTCGGCGGCAGGTCAGACCTACGGCAGCAGTCTCAGGGCCGCGGTGGGCCCTGATCTCCCCCTCGTCGCCGCCGTGCCCGCCCCTCCCGGTCCGACGCCTGCCGTCTCGGCCCCGTCTGGCCCCGTGCCCCCAGTCTCGCCACCGCCGTCCGCCGGCGGCGCCTATCCCTATGCCCAGGTGGTCGCGCCCTTCGACGCCGTGGCAGTCATGGATCCCGCCACGGGACCGGGCCACGCAGACCTTGGCCCGGCGATGAACGCCCTGGCCCCGCTGGGCAAGCCCTTGATCGCGGTGGACCAGACCTTGACGGCCTCCCCGCCGCCTTCACCGACAGCCCCCGACCCGGTGCGAGACCAGGTTCTCAACTTCGTCAACGCGGCCGACACCATGAGAGCCACGTCGGTCGCCTTCTGGAGCTGGGAGACGGCCAGTCAGTCGGTGTTCGACACGCTGCAGGCCGCACCGCAGTTCAGCCTTCCGGCTGCCCCCGCGCCGATGTCGGCCAGTCAGGTCAGGGACTGGCAGGCGCTGCTCACCGGCCTGGGGTTCCCGGTCCCTGGCTCCGGACAATGGGATGCCCCCACGACGGCGGCCGTCAAGGCGTACCAGCAGGCCGCGGCCAGTCCCGTGACCGGCATGATCGATGACGCGACGCGAACCAACATGCTCACGCCCTTCCCCCCGCCCGTCCCCGCCGACCTGCTCGCCAGCTCGCTCGCCGTCCCCGGAGGCGTGGCCGGCCCCGGTGGTGCCGGACTGCCATTGCCGCGTCAGTACCTGAACAACGGGAGCGTCGACCAGGGCGTGGACTACTCAGCCCCTGGTGGCACGCCTCTGTTCGCCATGGGCTCGGGCACCATCATCCAGGAAGGCATCGGTGGGTTCGGGCCCAATGCCCCGGTGCTGCAGATCACCTCCGGCCCGCTGACCGGCAAGACCGTCTACTACGGCCATTCGGGGCCAGACCTGGTCCCCGTCGGAGCCAATGTCGTCCAGGGCCAGCAGATCTCCAGCGTCGGGTACGGCATCGTCGGCATCTCGACCGGCCCACACCTCGAGGTCGGCTTCTGGCCCCTCAGCCACACGGGGGCGGGCCAGGCCATGCTCGACTACATCAACGTCGTCGAGCATTCCACCGGTGGGTGACGTCGTGCTCGTCACCAACGACTGCCTCCGCGGGCTGAACCGAAGCTAGCCGCCCGGTACGTTACGGGCTGCTACGTGATCCGCTGAGCCAGGGCGCCGTGGGCCAGCCCGGCACCTGACCGCGAACGAGGAGGGCCACGTGACTGTCACGACGGTGGACCCGGCGAGTGGTCGAGCACTGACCACGTACGACGAGACGACTCCGGCGGAGCTGGACGCGCTGCTCGACAGGGCCCATGGCGCGGCCCACGGTTGGGGACAAACGGCACCTGACCAACGGGCCGAGGGACTGCGCCGACTCTCGCAGGTCCTGACGGAGCGGCAGGAGGAGCTGAGCCTGCTGGCCACGCGGGAGATGGGCAAGCCGCTGGCCGAGAGCCACGCCGAGGTGGCGAAGTGTGCCCGAACATGTGAGTGGTTCGCCGAGCATGCCCCAGCCCTGCTGAAGCCCGAGGTCGTGGAGACAGAGGCGCTGCGGAGCCAGGTCATCGCGACGCCC comes from the Acidimicrobiales bacterium genome and includes:
- a CDS encoding histidine kinase; the protein is MRPRTLAAATAAGGICLIVATAVLPSVRFAYGNEGLHVAIETTAVIVGSMVAYLAIGRYRRHHRRSDLLVAGGLALLVMSNLALVVDAAVPVAEPAEHLSTWILLALRGAAAGLLVNAALVSSRSSGRKWGLSWLVSGIAPLGLVALVTGIAPGEMTARSHPLPLASSDTVHVPESLVMSTALALVALLFALAAAGFVRRAERERDEFVAWMGAGCGLAALAALTYLLFPPLNPTWFYTADLLRLGAYLLWLIGGGREIAHYWSELAAMAVTEERRRMARDLHDGMAQELAFITTQATSAARGNADPVSLVQLGAAAQRALDESRRAIITLTTDHDEPLSTIVANMAEDVANRYGVGVHIELDDNLTLPPEVRDSLL
- a CDS encoding OsmC family protein, which gives rise to MDTEELRRLQAPLKDRYREEPTSAVVTLQAEGLLGSEDVSCSVDTGRALVEAGLHPASGGDGSLACSGDMLLEALVACAGVTLRSVATNRGIAVEGTVRAEGDLDFRGTMAVGREARVGFSAIRLSFDLTADVAPEELDAVIAATERYCVVYQTLARPPDLSVSATRRAVDDS
- a CDS encoding MFS transporter, producing MTSDALGTEILPDGDEAAASEHGYKWAALTITTLGMLMATVDGSIMLIALPDIFRGIHLDPLQPGNSFYLLWMILSFLVVTSVLVVSLGRLGDMYGRVRMYNLGFALFTFFSLLLTVTWLTGPAAGLWLIIVRVFQGVGAAFLIANSAAILTDAFPDNQRGFALGINQAAGISGTFIGLVLGGVLAPINWRLIFLVSVPIGLFGTIWGYRRLREVSRGDRARVDWAGNVTFALGLILVMVAITYGIQPYGRHTMGWTSPMVIFCLASGVALLLAFGLVETRVAEPMFRLPLFRIRAFTGGVLASFLAAVGRGGLMFMLIIWLQGIWLPLHGYDFLRTPLWAGIYMLPLTAGFLIAGPVSGTLTDRYGARPFATGGMIGSAVTFVLLELLPIDFPYWLFGLLLLLMGLTMGAFGSPNRAGVMNSLPAKDRGAGSGMNSTFQNSAQVLSIGIFFSLMIVGLASGLPASLYHGLVGQGVPAPAADRVAHLPPVSTLFAAFLGENPMQHLLGPSVLAHLPPGHAAVVTGRTFFPSLISEPFRQGLHAAFDSAIVACLVAAAASWTRGTRYVHGDKLPAAPGAPVQPDVVLTAGSGS
- a CDS encoding MerR family transcriptional regulator, with translation MGPASSVVDDKATTWRIGEVAKLTGVTTRTLRYWEELGLLTPKTHRGAGERLYSDAEIHRAKRIKELQELLGFSLAEVGVVLETEDVFERLRDAYHADPKPAHRLEVIHRLIEANDRLLARLDDKLARIQDFRDERAAKAQRLQKVAAELREGSAMRKKERP
- a CDS encoding dienelactone hydrolase family protein yields the protein MTTPAPAAYDAMMAETVRITSRNGDDIEAYLARPLAPSPSGGVVVIHHMPGYDTATKEITRRFAAEGYSALCPNLYSRQAPGAPPDEAAAVVRADGGISDEQLVDDVAGAASHLRRLASSNGRIGVIGYCSGGRQSFLAACSLELDAAVDCYGAFVVGTPPEGFPLKVGPIGHLAPQLSCPLLGLFGAEDAFPSPEHVAELERILKDNDKPYEFHTYEGAGHAFFAVNRPLYRPEAAVDGWVRILDWFGRYLAV
- a CDS encoding YceI family protein, which produces MASWTFEPGHTEAAFRARHMMVTWVRGSFKDIHGTLEFDRADPLAAEFQGEIDARKIWTGQPERDAHLRSADFFDVERYPTISFRGRTAERTGGTHGRVITELTIRGITREVPLDVSYLGQWETPFWVGDENRGTLHRAGFEARTRIDRHQFGVSWQDRLPGGGVVVGNEIDVVLDVEAILDEDLERTGAIAYYRGES
- the zwf gene encoding glucose-6-phosphate dehydrogenase; translation: MANQAMTTADVMVIFGITGDLAKKMTFRALYRLERRGVLSCPIVGVARDEWSDEALRDHARRAIEASGETIDETTFQRLAQRLSMISGDYADSTTYDRVATAVEGKHDPVFYLEIPPSLFARVVEGLAGADLTKRARVVVEKPFGHDLASARALNGDLRRVLEEWQILRIDHFLGKEPTMDIFFLRFANSIFDPLWNHDRVECVQITMAEDFGVEDRGSFYDPVGALRDVVQNHLLQVMGLVACEPPSMGQRDGLRDKRVEVFKAIPTADPKRYVRGQYEGYRSISGVKPDSETETFAALRLDVENWRWSGVPFFIRAGKALPVLCTEVRIIFKRPPSMVVGERVVPEADQLILRIDPAPGADLVVQAKTPGAQATRTVDLSLVFSHELGEAPEPYERLLSDALHGDPTLFTREDAIEETWRIVQPLLDVPPPLETYRQGSWGPRSADRLVAGVSRWHEPWLSQ
- a CDS encoding peptidoglycan-binding protein, whose amino-acid sequence is MPVGKGMWIWAPPRQPGPSDAAIRTPSDFSRALLAALGEPNTGPNVQAIDAWQAAEGGFVHLNPLNTTQTAPASTTWNSVGVKSYPDWKTAIRATTQTLRNGQYRGILAALKSGNNAEAVARAVAASPWGTGDFSRSIGQRYAVATNGADVSVINSMVTRAQAAGLTYVVVLLGSSDGTFDQQSFLDAFLPSAHAANIRVYGADVPSLTNPQADIARTLSEITYTTPDQDRIDGIVADLEPGRGGAFNSAAGQTYGSSLRAAVGPDLPLVAAVPAPPGPTPAVSAPSGPVPPVSPPPSAGGAYPYAQVVAPFDAVAVMDPATGPGHADLGPAMNALAPLGKPLIAVDQTLTASPPPSPTAPDPVRDQVLNFVNAADTMRATSVAFWSWETASQSVFDTLQAAPQFSLPAAPAPMSASQVRDWQALLTGLGFPVPGSGQWDAPTTAAVKAYQQAAASPVTGMIDDATRTNMLTPFPPPVPADLLASSLAVPGGVAGPGGAGLPLPRQYLNNGSVDQGVDYSAPGGTPLFAMGSGTIIQEGIGGFGPNAPVLQITSGPLTGKTVYYGHSGPDLVPVGANVVQGQQISSVGYGIVGISTGPHLEVGFWPLSHTGAGQAMLDYINVVEHSTGG